One stretch of Francisella sp. LA112445 DNA includes these proteins:
- a CDS encoding MFS transporter → MFRNTKRENLLAYFLTYVGYMTLTISMPLISTLSASLKISDDEAQLAMSLSFFMFSLSAILFATLSDIFTAKKVLFLSQSLSISGLVILGIANNIDVTYIGFICLGLGTGCYSSIARALISRNADDATQMKKAYAILSIMIIVAPIVSTYLVLCVIPVSWRLAYFIMAIIEIALFIFSINILRIDAQNQVLIPASEILSGFVHALSKPRYLLNVMIAAILFSFYLGVLMSSYRGLLVDELSVSINVFTVIFLLASVFYILGIISFRMKASSAHKKRYRLGVLAFAFVFIILYSFLKVSLYSTVISLQLICYFLGFFVPLATGAAMSDITKNHGTAAAMVTFSVGFCMFIWGFVKAHVNMSNYHLILLALWVCFSLALLLKVIVVFIVDRKR, encoded by the coding sequence ATGTTTAGAAATACTAAAAGAGAAAATTTACTAGCATATTTTCTGACGTACGTTGGTTATATGACGTTGACTATATCAATGCCATTAATATCGACATTATCAGCTAGCTTAAAAATATCCGATGATGAAGCTCAACTTGCGATGAGCCTATCATTTTTTATGTTTAGTCTTTCGGCAATATTATTTGCAACTCTTTCAGATATATTTACAGCTAAAAAAGTACTATTTTTATCACAAAGTTTATCGATATCTGGTTTAGTAATTTTAGGTATAGCAAATAATATTGATGTTACATACATAGGTTTTATTTGTTTGGGGCTTGGCACAGGTTGTTATTCATCTATTGCTAGAGCATTAATATCGCGTAATGCTGATGATGCTACTCAGATGAAAAAGGCCTATGCTATATTATCTATAATGATAATAGTTGCTCCAATTGTGAGTACTTATTTGGTTTTATGTGTGATACCTGTTTCATGGAGACTTGCTTATTTCATTATGGCCATAATAGAAATAGCATTGTTTATTTTCTCTATAAATATATTAAGAATAGATGCTCAAAATCAGGTTTTAATTCCAGCATCAGAGATTCTATCAGGCTTTGTTCATGCTTTATCAAAACCTAGATATTTGTTGAATGTCATGATTGCTGCAATACTTTTCTCTTTTTATCTTGGGGTTTTGATGAGCTCTTATAGAGGGTTGTTAGTAGATGAGTTAAGTGTATCTATTAATGTTTTCACAGTCATATTTTTATTAGCGTCTGTTTTCTATATTTTAGGGATAATTAGTTTCCGGATGAAAGCTAGCTCTGCACATAAGAAGCGCTATAGACTTGGGGTTTTAGCGTTTGCATTTGTTTTCATTATTTTATATAGCTTTTTAAAAGTATCATTATATAGTACTGTAATATCACTACAGTTGATATGTTACTTTTTAGGTTTCTTTGTACCTTTGGCAACAGGTGCAGCGATGAGTGATATTACCAAAAATCATGGTACAGCAGCAGCTATGGTAACATTCTCTGTCGGGTTTTGTATGTTTATATGGGGATTTGTAAAAGCTCATGTGAATATGTCAAATTATCATCTAATTCTTTTAGCATTATGGGTGTGTTTCAGTTTGGCTCTTTTATTAAAGGTTATTGTAGTGTTTATTGTTGATAGAAAAAGATAG
- a CDS encoding alpha/beta hydrolase: MNNTKSHYFTACDGAKLHYLQIGQGEPLLMIPGGGFSSKVFKFQIEEFCKYYQVIILDKRGSGKSKEVDYGYRVSRFAKDIDDLLTHLSLDNVNVLGHSQGAAVMYNYFDLFGSSRIRKLITVDQAPALLINPRWSQQQQLEYGAIYHAGDLYQQLNAFLADDIDELKYTIINSMTTTTATDSQKSFLVECFDTPGFALNLSYFNTICEDFRDVIARINIPTLFIGGKASSLPWQSQQWMHQQVPGSQVKIFEIDEGGSHFLFVENPKKFNKTVLDFLNQTK, encoded by the coding sequence ATGAACAATACTAAATCTCATTATTTTACTGCATGTGACGGTGCTAAGTTGCATTATTTACAAATTGGGCAAGGTGAGCCACTACTAATGATTCCAGGTGGAGGTTTTTCTTCTAAAGTATTTAAGTTTCAGATCGAGGAGTTTTGTAAATATTATCAAGTTATCATATTAGATAAGCGAGGTAGTGGAAAATCTAAAGAAGTTGACTATGGATATAGAGTTTCTAGGTTTGCTAAGGATATAGATGACTTATTAACTCACCTATCATTAGATAATGTTAATGTACTTGGACATTCACAAGGAGCTGCTGTCATGTATAACTATTTTGATCTATTTGGTAGCTCCCGTATTCGTAAACTTATCACAGTAGATCAAGCACCAGCCTTATTAATTAATCCAAGATGGTCACAGCAACAACAATTAGAGTATGGTGCAATCTATCATGCAGGAGACTTATACCAACAATTAAATGCTTTTTTAGCAGATGATATCGATGAGCTAAAATATACTATTATTAATAGTATGACGACAACTACTGCAACTGACTCTCAAAAATCTTTTTTAGTAGAATGTTTTGACACTCCTGGTTTTGCACTTAATCTCTCCTATTTTAATACAATCTGTGAAGACTTCCGCGATGTTATAGCTAGAATAAATATACCAACACTCTTTATTGGTGGTAAAGCTAGCTCACTACCTTGGCAGTCACAACAATGGATGCATCAACAAGTTCCAGGATCACAAGTTAAAATATTTGAAATCGATGAGGGAGGTAGTCACTTCCTATTTGTTGAAAATCCAAAAAAATTTAATAAAACTGTGCTTGATTTTTTGAACCAAACTAAATAG
- a CDS encoding FAD-dependent oxidoreductase, whose amino-acid sequence MDFDVVIIGFGLIGSSIAYHLNKSSLQKVAVIEQASDYVPTKSSIGGSRIGGRSIGSECCEYYNMLPFSNSEYRELAKYNPKIHKPNNCIVVGQDSQLLREIISSSIENNVEVDIIQGKQQQIIDTYFRQLLPLEKAIIEKNNSQNMLGVLNPSEIVKTYYTLLKNDLEFFWNHRFVKHIKNKEFIEIEIKSRDAIKTIRTKKLVYATNANSDILQQYNLTLSRQRIPVFYYEVKNSNLNNTYIEALNNHFEMYAMPECIGNKCYIKAGLHNCHLYDDVCLTDQEFSDKISKILTEKIKKNFPDLNSDFNPELSMCEYGLTKDGLPLVGRVDENIWVAVGFNGHGCKHAPAFGRMVSDYVLNVENKKCYKVFDPLRFVNA is encoded by the coding sequence ATGGATTTTGATGTCGTAATTATAGGGTTTGGATTAATTGGTAGTAGTATTGCTTATCACCTAAATAAATCATCTTTACAAAAGGTAGCTGTAATAGAGCAAGCATCAGATTATGTTCCAACTAAGTCAAGTATTGGAGGATCAAGAATAGGTGGACGCTCAATAGGATCTGAATGTTGCGAGTATTATAATATGTTACCGTTTTCAAATAGTGAGTATAGAGAGTTAGCTAAGTACAACCCTAAGATTCATAAGCCGAATAACTGCATTGTTGTTGGTCAGGATAGTCAATTATTAAGAGAGATTATATCTTCTTCTATAGAAAATAATGTTGAGGTTGATATTATTCAGGGTAAACAGCAACAAATCATTGATACATATTTTAGACAGCTCCTGCCGTTAGAAAAAGCTATTATTGAGAAAAATAATTCTCAAAATATGTTAGGCGTATTAAATCCTAGTGAAATAGTGAAAACTTATTATACTTTGCTTAAAAATGATTTAGAGTTTTTTTGGAATCATAGATTTGTAAAACATATCAAGAATAAAGAATTTATAGAGATTGAAATAAAAAGCCGAGATGCAATAAAGACTATTAGAACAAAGAAACTAGTTTATGCGACTAATGCTAATTCAGATATTTTACAACAATATAATTTAACTCTATCTAGACAGAGAATACCAGTTTTCTATTATGAGGTGAAAAATTCAAATCTAAATAATACATATATAGAAGCATTAAATAATCATTTTGAAATGTATGCAATGCCAGAGTGTATTGGCAATAAATGCTATATCAAAGCAGGATTACATAATTGTCATTTATATGATGATGTTTGCTTAACAGATCAGGAGTTTTCGGATAAAATTAGCAAAATTTTAACTGAAAAGATTAAAAAGAATTTTCCAGATTTAAATAGTGATTTTAATCCTGAATTATCAATGTGTGAATATGGATTAACCAAAGATGGCTTGCCTTTAGTTGGCAGGGTTGATGAAAATATATGGGTCGCAGTTGGATTTAATGGTCATGGATGTAAGCATGCTCCTGCTTTTGGGAGGATGGTTTCAGATTATGTATTAAATGTTGAAAACAAAAAGTGTTATAAAGTTTTTGATCCATTAAGATTCGTAAATGCTTAG
- a CDS encoding aromatic amino acid transport family protein translates to MKQFIGIFLIIGSTIGGGIIGLPITAVNLGFVGSLLAICLVWLIMTFTGLCILKISYNMTVKHNTYYSLSTKFLNFKGAKVSVFGSYLLILYLTLTTYISGISSSISLYFSQNSNLSYLLSGVILIFILGGITTYNSRIVIKSNVIFVITKLSLIIIAIFLIFYTTQKVSINVDSYPIESIGAFSFLFVLFNAFGYHFIIPSLVKFYNQCISFKSFVFLLIFSTTLIAFIYLAWILAIFFTIPTEGNHGMLSIYNSKNQLIAFNNSISFFTQSYTISNMLSAFQLISMIGSFCCISLGVIDALKDALGQNAYLKVLICTYLPPLVLMCLSQNMFLIAMSLAGILTFYVEVFVPILGVRNYYKVSKEKELKTKGYKFRFF, encoded by the coding sequence ATGAAACAGTTTATAGGTATCTTTTTAATTATTGGTTCAACTATAGGTGGTGGTATTATTGGATTACCTATAACTGCTGTTAACTTAGGATTTGTAGGAAGCTTATTAGCAATATGTTTAGTATGGTTAATAATGACATTTACAGGATTATGTATATTAAAAATCTCATATAATATGACTGTTAAACATAACACTTACTATTCTTTATCTACAAAGTTCTTAAATTTCAAAGGCGCTAAGGTTAGCGTTTTTGGTAGCTATTTATTAATCTTATATTTAACACTAACTACTTACATATCCGGTATTAGTTCATCTATAAGTTTATACTTCTCTCAAAATAGCAATTTAAGTTATTTACTATCTGGAGTGATTCTAATATTTATATTAGGAGGGATTACAACATATAACTCTAGAATTGTAATTAAAAGCAATGTCATATTTGTAATAACCAAATTATCTCTTATTATAATTGCTATATTTTTGATCTTCTATACGACACAGAAAGTCTCTATAAACGTTGATAGTTACCCTATTGAATCTATAGGAGCATTTTCATTTTTATTTGTATTATTTAATGCCTTTGGTTATCACTTTATTATTCCAAGCTTAGTAAAATTTTATAATCAGTGTATTTCATTTAAATCATTTGTATTTTTACTTATTTTTAGTACAACATTAATAGCTTTTATTTATCTAGCATGGATCTTAGCAATATTCTTTACAATACCTACAGAAGGTAATCATGGAATGTTAAGTATTTATAACAGTAAAAATCAACTTATAGCTTTTAATAATAGCATCAGCTTTTTCACTCAATCATATACTATTAGTAATATGTTAAGTGCTTTTCAATTAATATCTATGATAGGCTCTTTTTGCTGTATCTCATTAGGTGTAATTGATGCGCTAAAAGATGCTTTAGGGCAAAATGCTTATCTTAAAGTTCTAATTTGTACTTATTTACCGCCACTTGTTTTAATGTGTCTATCACAAAACATGTTTCTAATTGCAATGTCATTGGCTGGAATATTAACATTCTATGTTGAGGTATTTGTACCGATTTTAGGAGTTAGGAATTATTATAAAGTCTCTAAAGAGAAAGAGCTGAAAACTAAAGGTTATAAGTTTAGATTTTTTTAA
- a CDS encoding amino acid racemase, with protein MIGILAGMGPMSTAPFIDALMVAWRKRFNAIHDIDYLHVVIYSLPTPFYLDREIDHKELESSITQGLVKLESWGAKLIAMPCNTAHRYFEQLQAAIDVPLLNMIDATLAKLSDNLGNVTLFATQSTFESNVYQNGFEKVGVPFIFETAWQDDVNKLISAVKVGDDRLVNVKANDLIKKVKEKGVKSIIIGCTDITTIVNSISSRNGMIVIDSATCLIDSIISKY; from the coding sequence ATGATTGGTATACTTGCAGGTATGGGACCAATGTCAACAGCACCATTTATAGATGCTCTAATGGTTGCATGGCGGAAAAGGTTTAATGCAATTCACGATATAGATTATCTCCATGTTGTTATATATTCATTACCAACCCCTTTTTACTTAGATCGTGAAATAGACCATAAAGAATTAGAAAGTTCAATAACACAAGGTTTAGTCAAGTTAGAAAGCTGGGGAGCTAAACTAATTGCAATGCCATGTAATACTGCTCATAGGTATTTCGAGCAACTTCAAGCAGCAATTGATGTACCATTGCTAAATATGATAGATGCAACCTTAGCTAAACTATCTGATAACCTAGGAAATGTAACTTTATTTGCAACTCAAAGTACTTTCGAATCAAATGTTTATCAAAATGGATTTGAAAAAGTTGGAGTTCCTTTTATTTTTGAAACTGCTTGGCAAGATGATGTGAATAAGTTAATCTCTGCGGTGAAAGTGGGAGATGATCGTTTAGTTAATGTTAAAGCAAACGACCTTATCAAGAAAGTTAAAGAAAAGGGTGTTAAATCTATAATTATAGGTTGTACAGATATAACTACGATAGTTAATAGTATTTCTAGTAGAAATGGTATGATAGTGATAGATTCAGCCACTTGCTTAATTGATTCTATAATATCAAAATATTAG
- the dnaE gene encoding DNA polymerase III subunit alpha: MISHLRVHTGFSVVDSTVRLGDLFSRAKDKNIAAIALTDVCNLFAAVKFYKQALGSGVKPIFGVELKIDTELGISDLILLAENNQGYQNIVDLVSKAYQEADRVGSIPLIPKNWLKESNLENVICLNGGQHGELGKAILAKNNVKAEEIIAENIAIFGQDNYIIEIHKIEYENEGLYNEKALELATKHNLIAVATNLTVFMESDDYDIHEIRACINEKTTILDESRKSRFTRQQYLKSADEMYDTFSSLSVLVDNTLAIAKRCNVTFELGKPCLPTVDIPDGLTEKEYFSKLCYQGLENRLEKVLANKPQDKHDHITKVYKDRLQREIDIICDMGFPGYFLIVEDFIRWSKENDIPVGPGRGSGAGSLVAYSLLITDIDPLPYGLLFERFLNPERVSMPDFDIDFCIQGRDRVIKYVEQKYGKQSVGQIITYGTMAAKGVVRDVVRVMGQSFGFGDRIAKLIPETPGTTFKKILHEGEPLYDEMQADEDVAEIVEKAQKLEGLPRSLGKHAAGIVISPTVISDFAPIYCEDKGGDIVTQFDKGDVEDVGLVKFDFLGLKNLTIIKNAITSINAKRPNDQALLNISDIPLDDEKTFKLLQAGNTTGIFQLESQGMRQIVKDLGTSNFEEIIALVALYRPGPMENIPTFIDRKHGRKRTTYLHPLLEEVLRETYGIPVYQEQVMQMAQKLAGYTLGAADLLRRAMGKKKPEEMEQQRKIFKEGAAKYHNIEAGLADEIFDQMEAFAGYGFNKSHAAAYALIAYQTAWLKAHYPDEYMAALMSGDMGNTDQLVKFILDCKNMGIIVLSPNVNKSVYDCIAVSKGTILLGLGAIKGLGGEAIKSILTERDTEGEFSSIFDLTRRVDLRKVNKKALEALCFAGAIKDISRNRATAFNSIEKAIKNAGYVNEMAAAGQNDLFGFTEQESDTDAELERECISEEWSLKELLINEKKALGMYFSGHIIDEESHWRNHVSFSDLQKIQQPNMDGNSVRIIASMITPAIRRKTKTGRILYIINIDDEFDRADCLVGEDVFALVKDNIKVDDIVVVEGKVSRDVQRECNKLSVDKVQPISQYIDENFSKVELNLRSKNVNPTNLKKVLDNLKTNIASSDSHKENILEITVSLDDVDGKFDYLQKPFSIYKFVNDISRLIAEGSTVSLSGV, encoded by the coding sequence ATGATTTCTCATCTTAGAGTCCATACGGGATTTTCTGTTGTTGATAGTACAGTACGTTTAGGAGATCTTTTCTCTCGTGCAAAAGATAAAAATATTGCTGCAATAGCGCTTACAGATGTTTGTAATTTATTTGCTGCAGTGAAGTTTTATAAACAAGCTTTAGGAAGTGGTGTTAAACCTATATTTGGTGTTGAGCTAAAAATTGATACTGAACTAGGTATTTCTGATCTCATCCTTTTAGCTGAAAATAATCAAGGCTATCAAAATATAGTTGATTTAGTATCAAAAGCTTACCAAGAAGCAGATAGAGTAGGCTCAATACCACTTATACCAAAAAATTGGCTTAAAGAGTCTAACTTAGAGAATGTAATATGTCTAAATGGTGGTCAACATGGTGAGCTTGGCAAGGCAATCTTAGCAAAAAATAATGTTAAAGCTGAAGAGATTATTGCTGAAAATATAGCCATATTTGGTCAAGATAATTATATTATTGAAATTCATAAGATAGAGTATGAAAACGAAGGTTTGTATAATGAAAAAGCTCTTGAGTTAGCAACTAAGCATAATCTAATTGCAGTTGCGACAAACCTTACAGTATTTATGGAGTCAGATGATTATGATATTCATGAGATTAGAGCTTGTATCAATGAGAAAACTACAATTCTTGATGAGTCACGTAAATCAAGATTCACGCGACAACAGTATCTAAAATCAGCTGATGAGATGTATGATACGTTTAGCTCTTTATCAGTTTTAGTTGATAATACATTAGCGATTGCAAAACGTTGTAATGTGACATTTGAACTAGGTAAGCCTTGTCTACCAACTGTAGATATTCCAGATGGTTTAACTGAGAAAGAATATTTCTCAAAGCTATGCTATCAAGGCTTAGAAAATCGTTTAGAAAAAGTGTTAGCAAATAAGCCGCAAGATAAGCATGATCATATTACAAAAGTTTATAAAGATAGATTACAAAGAGAGATTGATATTATCTGTGATATGGGATTCCCAGGCTACTTCTTGATAGTAGAGGATTTCATCAGATGGTCAAAAGAAAATGATATCCCAGTAGGTCCAGGGCGTGGATCTGGTGCTGGTTCATTAGTGGCATATTCATTACTTATTACAGATATTGATCCTTTACCGTATGGCCTACTTTTTGAGAGATTCCTTAATCCAGAAAGGGTATCAATGCCAGATTTTGATATTGATTTTTGTATCCAGGGTCGAGACAGGGTTATCAAGTATGTAGAGCAGAAATATGGTAAACAAAGTGTTGGTCAGATTATAACTTACGGTACTATGGCAGCTAAAGGTGTAGTGCGAGATGTAGTGCGTGTAATGGGTCAAAGTTTCGGTTTCGGTGATAGGATTGCCAAGCTTATCCCTGAAACTCCTGGAACTACATTTAAAAAAATTCTCCATGAAGGCGAACCTCTATATGATGAGATGCAAGCTGATGAAGATGTCGCTGAAATTGTTGAGAAGGCTCAAAAACTAGAAGGTCTACCACGAAGTTTAGGTAAGCATGCTGCCGGTATCGTGATATCACCAACTGTAATATCGGATTTTGCTCCGATATATTGTGAGGATAAGGGCGGTGACATTGTAACTCAGTTTGATAAAGGTGATGTTGAAGATGTTGGTCTTGTTAAGTTTGACTTCTTGGGACTAAAAAACTTAACGATTATCAAAAATGCTATTACAAGTATTAACGCTAAGCGACCTAATGATCAAGCTCTTTTAAATATTTCAGATATTCCTTTAGATGATGAAAAGACGTTTAAGCTCTTACAAGCTGGTAATACTACAGGTATATTCCAATTAGAATCACAAGGGATGCGTCAGATTGTCAAGGATCTTGGTACCTCTAACTTTGAGGAGATTATTGCCCTAGTAGCACTATATCGTCCTGGTCCTATGGAGAATATACCAACATTTATTGATCGTAAGCACGGTCGCAAAAGAACTACATATTTACACCCATTATTAGAAGAAGTCTTAAGAGAGACTTATGGTATTCCAGTTTACCAAGAGCAGGTAATGCAGATGGCGCAAAAGCTTGCTGGCTATACTCTTGGGGCAGCAGATTTATTACGTCGAGCAATGGGTAAGAAAAAGCCAGAAGAAATGGAGCAACAGCGTAAAATCTTTAAAGAGGGAGCTGCAAAATATCATAATATAGAGGCTGGACTTGCTGATGAGATATTTGACCAAATGGAAGCCTTTGCAGGTTATGGATTTAACAAATCCCATGCTGCGGCATATGCTTTAATTGCTTATCAAACTGCTTGGTTAAAGGCACATTACCCTGATGAGTATATGGCTGCTCTAATGTCAGGGGATATGGGTAACACTGATCAGTTAGTTAAGTTTATCCTAGATTGTAAAAATATGGGTATCATAGTTTTATCACCAAATGTGAATAAGAGTGTTTATGACTGTATAGCTGTTTCAAAAGGTACAATTTTACTTGGTTTGGGAGCTATTAAAGGACTTGGTGGCGAGGCTATTAAAAGTATCCTTACAGAGCGAGATACTGAAGGAGAGTTTAGTTCTATATTTGATCTGACGCGTAGAGTAGATTTACGGAAGGTTAATAAAAAAGCTCTTGAAGCACTTTGCTTTGCAGGAGCTATTAAGGATATATCTAGAAATAGAGCTACAGCATTTAACTCTATAGAAAAAGCTATTAAAAATGCTGGCTATGTAAATGAAATGGCAGCAGCTGGGCAAAATGATCTATTTGGTTTTACAGAGCAAGAGAGCGATACTGATGCTGAGTTAGAAAGAGAATGTATTTCAGAAGAATGGAGCCTTAAAGAGTTATTAATCAATGAGAAGAAAGCCTTAGGAATGTATTTCTCTGGGCATATTATTGATGAAGAAAGTCATTGGCGTAATCATGTTAGCTTTAGTGATCTGCAAAAGATCCAGCAGCCAAATATGGATGGTAATTCTGTGAGAATTATTGCTAGTATGATAACTCCAGCTATCCGCAGAAAAACCAAGACTGGTAGAATTCTTTATATTATTAATATTGATGATGAGTTTGATAGAGCAGATTGCTTAGTTGGTGAAGATGTATTTGCTCTAGTAAAAGATAATATTAAAGTTGATGATATTGTTGTGGTTGAGGGTAAAGTTAGTCGTGATGTTCAACGAGAGTGTAATAAATTAAGTGTTGATAAGGTTCAACCGATATCACAATATATTGATGAGAACTTTAGTAAAGTTGAGCTAAATCTTAGAAGTAAAAATGTAAATCCTACAAATCTTAAAAAGGTTTTAGATAATCTAAAAACAAATATAGCATCTTCAGATAGCCATAAAGAGAATATTCTAGAAATAACTGTTTCTCTAGATGATGTGGATGGAAAGTTTGATTATTTACAAAAGCCTTTTTCTATTTATAAGTTTGTTAATGATATTAGTAGATTAATAGCTGAGGGAAGTACGGTTAGTTTGAGTGGGGTTTGA